A part of Halolamina sp. CBA1230 genomic DNA contains:
- a CDS encoding transposase, with the protein MTATRASRRTVFRHIARLPHSEWPNYDSTPLYNRSSLAAVEEDVRIVASVWFEHDAHESVDEFACQLPLAYLEVTPHDCYSSTTQYEMEQLFRVFLLKELHGWPHESALVEYLQQSPEISEQLGLDSLPDQSTLWRTWNKRFTGDIRETIQKAARTILIKAQNAGVAVPRDPERNLPDRGDDATESDPDDQAILDEAGTITKHVSRVVFPAFSLNRGEGCEIPENAYWGLQTYLGLRENLTANEGARSFIHESTRDRTPLGHGHRDQIRDLSIEQIREMYRQALRQLINELAGTEEFFRAGIVAIDITEDDPFTGDRTGHEDEIIGTKEKNDEYAYQWATVQLVGNAVPLVLDARPVRKGESRKEIVEDLLASAEDFVHVDNVLMDREFDSQHILEMISQRGLSYVVPKRMQTSEKAQAKRLLQQGQDRYETDRKLHLGKNEWHETTLIYRRKENSEHDDHRQYSVFMSNRGGGFLSEYGYRWEIESGYRSIKRFMAATTSTNFGLRFFYFAFACLLYSIWRAVDLLVQVELTGEYERSPMVTADNTLTLLKKKTGIG; encoded by the coding sequence GTGACTGCGACGCGCGCGTCACGGCGGACCGTTTTTCGTCACATTGCACGACTTCCTCACTCTGAATGGCCCAACTACGATTCGACTCCACTCTACAATCGAAGCTCACTGGCTGCTGTTGAGGAAGACGTTCGAATAGTCGCGAGCGTCTGGTTTGAACATGATGCTCACGAGTCGGTTGACGAGTTCGCCTGCCAGCTTCCCTTGGCGTATCTCGAGGTCACTCCGCACGACTGCTACTCGTCGACCACACAGTACGAAATGGAGCAGCTGTTCCGGGTATTTCTCCTCAAGGAACTCCACGGGTGGCCCCACGAATCAGCGCTCGTCGAATACCTCCAGCAGTCACCCGAGATTAGTGAGCAACTCGGGCTTGACTCACTACCAGATCAGTCGACGCTCTGGCGTACCTGGAACAAGCGTTTCACGGGAGATATTCGGGAAACGATCCAGAAAGCGGCTCGAACGATTCTCATCAAAGCGCAGAACGCGGGTGTCGCTGTACCACGCGACCCAGAGCGAAACCTGCCGGATCGAGGCGACGACGCTACTGAATCGGACCCTGACGACCAGGCCATCCTTGACGAGGCAGGGACGATTACTAAGCACGTCAGTCGCGTCGTATTCCCCGCGTTCTCGCTCAATCGTGGTGAGGGCTGTGAGATTCCCGAAAACGCCTACTGGGGCTTACAGACCTATCTCGGGCTCCGAGAGAACTTGACCGCCAACGAGGGCGCTCGCAGCTTCATCCACGAATCGACGCGTGATCGAACGCCACTCGGGCACGGTCATCGCGACCAGATTCGTGATCTCTCCATCGAGCAGATCCGCGAGATGTACCGACAGGCACTCCGACAGCTCATCAACGAACTTGCGGGGACGGAGGAGTTCTTCCGAGCTGGAATCGTCGCGATCGACATCACTGAGGACGATCCCTTCACGGGCGACCGAACCGGCCACGAGGATGAGATTATCGGGACGAAGGAGAAGAACGACGAGTACGCCTACCAATGGGCGACCGTCCAGCTGGTCGGCAACGCTGTTCCACTTGTCCTTGATGCCCGCCCGGTACGGAAAGGCGAGTCACGCAAAGAGATCGTTGAAGATCTTCTCGCCTCCGCTGAGGACTTCGTTCACGTCGATAACGTGCTGATGGACCGGGAGTTTGATAGTCAGCACATCCTGGAGATGATCAGCCAGCGTGGGCTCTCCTACGTCGTGCCGAAGCGGATGCAGACCAGCGAGAAAGCTCAGGCGAAGCGGTTACTCCAACAGGGTCAGGACCGGTACGAGACCGATCGCAAACTCCATCTCGGGAAGAATGAGTGGCACGAGACGACGCTGATCTACCGTCGGAAAGAGAACTCTGAGCACGATGACCACCGGCAGTACTCGGTGTTCATGTCCAACCGGGGTGGCGGTTTTCTCAGTGAGTACGGCTACCGGTGGGAGATTGAGAGCGGCTACAGGTCGATTAAGCGATTCATGGCTGCGACGACGTCGACGAATTTCGGGCTCCGGTTCTTCTACTTCGCATTTGCGTGTCTCTTGTACTCGATCTGGCGAGCGGTCGATCTGCTCGTCCAAGTCGAGTTGACTGGAGAATACGAACGGTCACCGATGGTGACTGCCGATAATACGCTCACGCTGTTGAAGAAGAAGACCGGAATCGGGTAG
- a CDS encoding helix-turn-helix domain-containing protein: MSIDRDTFKNTSEGELADLSVPDQVLGFLAANEDRAFRAREIASQIGVDEGAVSTALSRLKSRDFVEHKATYWAVTDDEERLEGYSGYERTTALFNEQLGEEDKESWREHAPEEPHPSVEDEQ; this comes from the coding sequence ATGTCCATCGACCGAGATACCTTCAAGAACACGAGCGAGGGCGAACTCGCGGACCTCTCCGTCCCCGATCAAGTCCTCGGATTTCTCGCTGCCAACGAGGATCGAGCGTTCAGGGCGCGCGAAATCGCCTCCCAGATTGGCGTCGACGAGGGTGCGGTCAGCACGGCACTCTCACGGTTGAAGAGCCGAGACTTCGTCGAACACAAGGCAACGTATTGGGCGGTGACTGACGACGAGGAGCGCCTCGAAGGATACAGCGGCTACGAACGGACGACCGCGCTGTTCAACGAGCAACTCGGCGAGGAAGATAAGGAATCGTGGCGTGAGCACGCACCCGAGGAACCACACCCAAGCGTCGAGGACGAACAGTGA
- a CDS encoding ParA family protein, producing MLTYTSYSEAGGVGKTTLTANLAKAQVDRGHDVLVIDLDQQRGCLSHLLGVDDNRSDPDADTIVHHMVGRPQGEFEDLIRTTEGIDVIPSHDSLEQLDDWLTKAGEYQATTEADDWEFPRNEQLRRVLRENDVPSQYDVIVVDPPATAGPHLYNGIDATRSLVIPLELTGKGDQSVEGLEELVAGIEAQLDLEVGVLAVVPNGFKGTSDQDSYLETVKDLGYDAPVVLRERGSLFEGCWRQQCTAFTYIDEHRSRKRDHEMETLEKIRTLAAHLEDEAGLDSGDAS from the coding sequence ATGCTCACCTACACCAGCTATTCTGAAGCTGGCGGTGTGGGGAAAACCACACTGACCGCGAACCTTGCGAAGGCACAGGTCGACCGCGGCCATGACGTGCTGGTGATCGACCTCGACCAGCAACGAGGCTGCCTGTCGCACCTGCTTGGCGTCGACGACAACCGCAGCGATCCGGATGCGGACACGATCGTCCACCACATGGTGGGGCGGCCACAGGGGGAGTTCGAGGATCTGATCCGGACGACTGAGGGAATCGACGTGATCCCAAGTCACGACTCACTCGAACAACTCGATGACTGGCTCACGAAGGCTGGGGAGTATCAAGCAACGACTGAAGCCGATGACTGGGAGTTCCCGCGGAACGAGCAACTTCGGCGAGTACTCAGAGAGAACGATGTCCCGAGCCAGTACGACGTCATCGTCGTCGACCCGCCGGCGACGGCTGGTCCGCATCTCTACAACGGGATCGATGCCACACGATCGCTCGTGATCCCGCTCGAACTGACTGGTAAAGGCGACCAGTCTGTCGAGGGGCTCGAAGAACTCGTCGCCGGAATCGAAGCGCAACTCGACCTCGAGGTTGGCGTCCTCGCAGTCGTCCCGAACGGGTTCAAGGGGACAAGCGACCAGGATTCTTACCTCGAGACGGTCAAGGATCTCGGCTATGACGCGCCAGTCGTTCTTCGAGAACGTGGCTCACTGTTTGAGGGGTGCTGGCGACAGCAGTGTACGGCGTTCACGTACATCGATGAGCACCGCTCCCGCAAGCGTGATCACGAGATGGAGACACTCGAGAAGATCCGTACCCTTGCGGCCCATCTTGAAGATGAAGCTGGCCTGGATAGCGGTGATGCGTCATGA
- a CDS encoding type II toxin-antitoxin system VapC family toxin, whose protein sequence is MAEPVETPIGTITPEHFRPGHVRHQVVVGPKFLYALFNPQDQMHAVSRVFMAFVRDGDLPYRRLIVNDHIVDEAATRLKKQASMRNAASFLTTLDESTLYQFESVSEDVFDDAKATFVEWTDLDASLTDFIVAAHMDELAVDHILTYDRHYDAFDVTTLPYRSQS, encoded by the coding sequence ATGGCTGAACCAGTCGAAACCCCGATTGGGACGATCACGCCCGAGCATTTTCGCCCGGGGCACGTCCGCCATCAGGTCGTCGTCGGGCCGAAGTTCCTGTACGCATTATTCAACCCACAAGATCAGATGCACGCAGTCTCGCGGGTGTTCATGGCCTTTGTCCGCGACGGTGACCTCCCCTATCGTCGCCTCATCGTCAACGATCACATCGTCGACGAGGCTGCCACACGGCTGAAAAAGCAAGCGTCGATGCGGAACGCTGCGTCGTTCCTGACGACGCTCGACGAGAGCACGCTCTATCAGTTCGAATCCGTCTCTGAGGACGTTTTCGATGACGCCAAAGCAACGTTCGTCGAGTGGACGGATCTGGATGCGTCACTCACCGATTTCATTGTTGCCGCACACATGGACGAACTGGCGGTCGATCACATCCTCACGTACGACCGACACTACGATGCGTTCGACGTGACAACACTTCCATATCGCAGTCAGAGCTAG